The genomic window AGCAAGATCAAGCCCACCAAGGCGACCGTCTTCTCCCCCGACGGCGATCCCGACAATCCGGGTGCGGCCGGTCAGGCGATCGACGGCGACCCCGGCACCGCCTGGACCACGGAGGTCTATACCGACGCCGTGCCCTTCCCCTCGTTCAAGCAGGGCGAGGGGCTGCTGCTGCAGTTGCCGGGCCCGACGGTGGTCGGCCAGGTCAGCATCGACACTCCGAGCACCGGGACGAAGGTGGAGATTCGCTCCGCGTCCACGGCGACGCCGGCGAAACTCGAGGACACCACGCTGCTGGCCCCGGCCTTCGCGCTCCAGCCCGGCCACAACGTCATACCGGTGCGCGCCGCTGCGCCGACATCGAATCTGCTGGTGTGGATTTCCACGCTCGGCACCACCAATGGTAAGAGCCAGGCCGGCCTCTCGGAGATCACGGTTCAGGCCGCCTCCTGACATTCACAACGGGCCCGGTCAGGTGAAGTGCCGCACCCCGACCGATTGGTTACTGTCCGGCCGTGGGGTTGGGGGGACGGATCCAGTGCGAGCGCAGTGACGCCGAGCTGCTGGCCGCCCATGTCGCCGGCGACCGCCACGCCTTCGCCGAGCTGTTCGGGCGTCATCAACGCCAACTGCACCGCCTGGCGCGGCTGACCACCCGCAGCCGCGAGGACGCCGAAGACGCCCTGCAGGACGCGATGCTGTCGGCGCACCGGGGCGCCGGGTCCTTCCGGCACGACGCCGCGGTCGCCAGCTGGCTGCACCGCATCGTGCTCAACGCCTGCCTCGACCGGCTGCGCCGCGCCAAGACCCACCGGACCACTCCCCTGGAAGACATCTACCCGGTGCCCGATCGGACCGCTCAGGTCGAGACCGCGATCGGCGTACAGCGCGCGCTCATGCGGCTGCCTGTCGAGCAGCGGGCCGCCGTGGTGGCCGTCGACATGCAGGGCTACTCGATCGCCGACACGGCCCGGCTGCTCGGCGTCGCCGAGGGGACCGTCAAGAGCCGCTGCGCGCGCGCCCGGGTGCGGCTGGCCCAGCTGCTGGGCCACCTCGACGCTTACACCGTGCCGGAGCGCCCCGCCGGGCAGCACTAGCCAATTCCGCGAGCCGTGCATGGCCGCCCGGGTGGGCATGACGGACACTGGGGCGGATGGGTGAAGTCGAGAAACCAGCATCAGACCCGCCGCTGACGGTCGAGCTCCTTGCCGATCTGCAGGCCGGTCTGCTGGACGACGCCGCCGCCGCTCGGGTCCGCAGGCAGGTCCGCGCCGATCCACGTGCCCAGGGGGCGCTGCGGGCTCTCGACCGGGTACGCCGCGATCTGGCCGCCGCCGGCGCCGACGAGGCCCCCGCGGTGCCCGCGGAGGTCACCGCCCGCATCACCGCGACGCTGCAGTCCGCGACCACGGGGCCGCCCGGCGGCTCCACCCACGCGGCTCGCCCGCACCTGCCTCCCGCCCGGCTTGTCGCGGCCATTGCCGGGGCGTGTGCGGCGCTGGCCGCGGTCGCGTTCGGCACGGTGGCGTTGCTGCGCGAGCCGGCGCCCACCCCTAGCACCGGCCCCACCGCCGAGCACATCACCGTGTCGACGCCCCCGGCGGCGATCCCGCTGTCGGCGGCCGACCTGCGCGAACTGCTGCACCAGCCGCCGGACTTCGGCCCACTCAGCGACCCGGCGCGGCGCGCGTCCTGCCTCAGCGGCCTCGGCTACCCGGCGTCCACGCTGGTGCTGGGCGGGCACCCCGTGGAGATCAACGCCCGCCCCGGGATCGTGCTGGTGCTGCCCGCCGATACGCCAGACAACCTCACCGTCTTCGCGGTGTCGCTGAATTGCAGCGCCGCCGATACCGGGCTGCTGGCCGACACCCAGATTCCCCGCGCTTAGGTTGGTGCCACGTGTTGCGCCCGGGTTATGCCAACCGCGGGAACACCCGCGCCTACGCTGGCGTTCGAGAAGTTGAAAATATTTTGTACCGGAAAGGCTGGTATGACCGCCTCTGCTGCTAACGAGACAGTCCACAACGTGATCGTTATTGGTTCCGGTCCGGCCGGCTACACCGCGGCGCTCTACACCGCCCGCGCCCAACTGGCGCCGCTGGTCTTCGAGGGCACCGCTTTCGGTGGCGCGTTGATGACGACGACCGAGGTGGAGAACTACCCGGGGTTCCGCGACGGCGTCACGGGCCCGGAACTGATGGACCAGATGCGCGAGCAGGCGCTGCGGTTCGGCGCGGACCTGCGCATGGAGGACGTCGAGTCGGTATCGCTGGATGGGCCGATCAAATCCGTGGTGACCGCCGACGGGGAGACCTACCGGGCCCGCGCCGTGATCCTGGCGATGGGGGCCGCGGCGCGCTACCTCAACGTCCCCGGCGAGCAGGAGTTGCTGGGCCGCGGGGTCAGCTCGTGTGCCACCTGTGACGGTTTCTTCTTCAAGGACCAGGACATCGCCGTCATCGGCGGCGGTGACTCCGCGATGGAAGAGGCCACGTTCTTGACCCGGTTTGCCCGCAGCGTGACCTTGGTGCACCGCCGCGAGGAGTTCCGCGCATCGAAGATCATGCTCGACCGCGCGCGTAACAACGACAAGATCAAGTTCGTCACCAACGCCGTCGTGGAAGGCGTCGAGGGCGATACTTCGGTGACCGGATTGCGCTTGCGCGACACGGTAACTGGCGAAGAATCGACCCTCGCCGTGACGGGTGTCTTCGTTGCGATCGGTCACGACCCTCGGTCGGCTCTGGTGCGTGACGCCGTCGACGTCGACCCGGAAGGCTACGTCCTTGTCCAGGGCCGCACCACCAGGACCTCAGTGGACGGCGTTTTCGCCGCCGGTGACCTGGTGGACCACACCTACCGGCAAGCGGTGACCGCGGCCGGCAGCGGCTGTTCGGCGGCCATCGATGCGGAGCGCTGGCTGGCCGAACACGAAGAGTCGGGAGCGGCCGCGGACGGCCAATCCAATGCCGGGAACACCGATCTGATTGGAGCACCACGATGAGCGACACCGAAAAGGCCGGGGCCACAATAGAAGTCTCCGATGCATCGTTTTCCACCGATGTGTTGTCCAGCGAAAAGCCTGTGCTGGTTGACTTTTGGGCCACCTGGTGCGGGCCGTGCAAAATGGTGGCACCGGTGCTCGAAGAGATCGCGGCCGAACGCGGCGAACAGCTCACGGTCGCCAAGCTAGATGTCGACGCCAACCCGGAAACGGCCCGCGATTTCCAGGTGGTCTCGATCCCCACACTGATCTTGTTCAAGGACGGCCAACCGGTCAAACGGATCGTCGGCGCCAAGGGCAAAGCGGCCCTGTTGCGTGAGCTGTCCGACGCGGTCCCCAACCTCAACTGATCGCGCTGCGCTTCGACGCGGCCCCCGCCGCCTAGCCTGGGGTTTTCCCGAAATTGAGCAGAGTCTGCGACAATACCGGTTAGCTGTAATGCGTTTGTCAGGCTGTCAGTTTGTCCCGGAGGGCCCTTGGTATGTCGAGTCCGCGCCGCGAAAATGGCGACGCGCTGCGCTGTGGTGACCGCAGCGCTGCTGTGACCGAGATCCGGGCCGCGCTGGGTGCGCTTGGGCTGCTGGAAAGTTCCGACGCAGACCTGACCACGGGTCGGCATGTGGCGCTTGAGGTGTTCGACAACGAACTCGACCGGGCGGTGCGCGCCTTCCAGCAACACCGCGGGCTGTTGGTCGACGGCATCGTAGGCGAGGCCACCTACCGGGCCCTCAAGGAGGCGTCCTACCGGCTTGGCGCCCGGACGCTGTTTCACCAATTCGGCGCGCCATTGTACGGCGACGACGTCGCGACGTTGCAGGCCCGGCTGCAGGACCTCGGCTTCTACACAGGTTTGGTCGACGGGCATTTCGGGCTTCAGACGCACAATGCGTTGATGTCCTACCAGCGCGAGTACGGACTGGCCGCCGACGGCATCTGCGGCCCGGAAACGTTGCGCTCCTTGTACTTTCTGAGTTCACGCGTGACCGGCGGCTCACCGCACGCCATTCGCGAAGAGGAACTGGTGCGCCGGTCGGGCCCGCGGTTGTCGGGCAAGCGGATCATCATCGATCCGGGCCGCGGCGGCCCCGACCACGGACTCATCGCGCAGGGTCACGGCGGTCCCATCAGCGAAGCGGATGTGTTGTGGGACTTGGCAAGTCGGCTCGAAGGCCGGATGACGGCGATCGGCATGGAGACGTTCCTGTCCCGGCCGACCAACCGCAGCCCATCCGATGCCGAGCGCGCCGCGACGGCCAACAACGTCGGCGCGGACCTGATGATCAGCCTGCGCTGCGAGGCCCAGGCCAGCCCCTCGGCCAATGGCGTGGCGTCGTTTCACTTCGGCAATTCGCACGGCTCGGTGTCGACGATCGGCCGCAATCTTGCCGACTTCATCCAGCGAGAAATAGTGGCGCGCACCGGATTACGCGATTGCCGGACCCACGGCCGGACGTGGGACCTGCTGCGCCTGACCCGGATGCCGACCGTCCAGGTCGACATCGGATATATCACCAATCCGCACGATCGCACGATGCTGGTATCGACGCAGACCCGCGACGCCATCGCCGAAGGCATCCTCGCCGCGGTCAAGCGGCTCTACCTGCTGGGCAAGAACGACCGGCCCACCGGAACCTTCACCTTCGCCGAACTGCTCGCTCACGAGCTGGCGGTGGAACGGGCCTCCGGGCCCGGCGGCTCCTAACCGTTCCGGTCGGCCCGCAACGCACTACTCGCCGTCAACCCGGCACCGACGGGCTGCTCCAACTGAGCGTTGGCAAGCAGGCGCTCCAGGGCGGCCTCCACCTCGGCCTTCCAGCCTAAGCCCTTGTCCAGCTCGAGTCGCAGCCGCGGGAAATACGAATGCGGCGCCACCACAACAAATCCCACGTCTTGCAAGAACTGCGCGTCGATGATGCACCGTTCCACCGAGCACTCGCCGAGCGCCTCGAGCACCGGCCGCACGCCGGGTTCCACCAGTTGCGGATCTTGTAGTTCCGACGCCGCCGGCGTCCGGCCGAACGCCTCGAGCGCCCGGACGCCGCGTCGCACCAGCTCGTCGATGACCTGGGCGAGCAGGCTATGCGGCAGATCGTCGGAGGCATGCCCCGGCTCGATGCCCATCGATGTCAGCAGGACCGCGTCCGGCGACACCGGCGCGGTGGGAAACCGCGCCGCCCGCGGTACCGCACCAGGCGGCGCGTAAAGCACGTAACCGAGGCACGACGGCTCGGCATGGCTGTGCTCGTCGGGGACAGTCATCGCGACCTGTCCGCACGAACCCCACTCCAGCATCACCATCGACAGCCAGGCTTCCTTTTCGAATTCCGGGTCGGCGAGCTGATTGTCGCCCAGTGTCGTGGGGTCGACCTCCCAGAAGACACACTGGCGGGCGTGCTTCGGAAGCTGCTCGAACGCTTCGAGCCGCAGCGGTGTGATTCGAGCAGACACTAGCCTCCTGGCTTCCGTGCGTACTGCAGCCGACTGCCTACAGCCCGGCCGTCCTGGCTGACATGCACCACCAACCGCTCCAGAATAGGAGAGTTTGCCGCCATCGGGCCACTGTTGGCGTTGTCACGCGGGCCGGCCAGAGCTAGCAACCGACCATCCTGCAACCGGCCCGCGCAGAGCCACGAAATCTTTTGGCGCACAGCAGCTTCCGTCGGATGATGGTGGTTTCGCGACCGGCAGCGGGCCGCGGTGTCACAGTGACGTAATTACAGGGGGTATCGGGTCATGCCTTGGGCGGGCTCATCACGTCGATAATTCGCTGAAGATCCTCGACCGATCCGAACTCGACGACGATTTTGCCCTTGCGCTTACCGAGGCTCACCGAGACGCGGGTGTCGAACGCATTCGACAGCCGGTCGGCGACGTCCTGAAGGCCGGGCATCTGAATCGGCTTGCGGCGCTGGGGCGGCGGGGTGGCGGCGTCACCCCGATTGGCCAGGGTGACGGCCTCCTCGGTGGCGCGCACCGACAGACCCTCGGCGACGATCCGGCTGGCGAGCTCCTCCTGCGCCTCGGGACCGGATTCCAGGGACAGCAGCGCGCGGGCGTGGCCCGCGGAGAGCACCCCCGCGGCCACCCGCCGCTGCACCGCGATCGGCAACTTCAGCAGCCGGATCATGTTACTGATCAGCGGCCGCGAGCGACCGATCCGGGATGCCAGTTCGTCGTGGGTGACCCCGAACTCGTCGAGCAGTTGTTGGTAAGCCGCCGCCTCTTCCAACGGGTTGAGCTGGACCCGGTGGATGTTCTCGAGCAGGGCGTCGCGCAGCAGGTTGTCATCGCCCGTCTCGCGGACGATCGCCGGGATGGTCGCCAGCCCCGCCTCCTGAGCGGCCCGCCAGCGCCGCTCCCCCATCACGATCTGATAGCGGGCGCCGCCCGGCGATTCTGCCGCCCGCACCACGATGGGTTGCAGCAGCCCGAATTCGCGGATGGAATGCACCAACTCGGCGAGGGCCTCTTCGTCGAACACCTGCCGGGGCTGGCGCGGATTGGCCTCGATGTCGGACGGCGCGATCTCCCGGTAGACCGCGCCTATGCCGGCGCCGGCCGGGGCCGGTCCGCCGATCAGGACGTCGGCGGCGGCATCGCCCATCCGAGGACCGAGGGTCGCCGGCCCCGAGTCGCCCTCCGCGGGGCCGGTGGGGATCAGCGAGGCCAAGCCTCGCCCGAGGCCGCCCTTTTTCCGTACCGGCTGCGTCATGTTCATCCCTTCACGAATGGTCGTCAACCACGCTGCGCGAGTTCGCGGCTCGCATCGAGATAGCTCATCGCCCCGCGCGATCCGGGGTCGTAGTCGATGATCGTCATGCTGTAGCCCGGCGCCTCCGACACCTTGACGCTGCGCGGGATCACGGTCCGCAACACCTTGGCGCCGAAGTAGCGGCGCACCTCCTCGGCCACCTGATCGGCGAGCTTGGTGCGGCCGTCATACATCGTGAGAATCACCGTCGTCACATCGAGTTGGGGGTTCAGGTGCGCCTTGACCATCTCGATGTTCCGCATCAGCTGCGACACACCCTCGAGCGCGTAGTACTCGCACTGGATCGGAATCATCACCTCCGGTGCGGCCACAAGCGCGTTGATGGTGAGCAACCCGAGCGACGGCGGGCAGTCCACGAAGACGTAGTCGAAGTCGAAGTGGTCCAGCTCCGCCAAAGCGGTACGCAATCGATTCTCGCGCGCAACCATGCTGACCAATTCGATCTCGGCGCCGGCCAAATCGATCGTCGAGGGAACGCAGAACAGGCGGTCGCTGTGCGGGCTGCGGCGGAGCGCGTTCTCGATCGTCTCCTCGCCGAGAAGCACTTCGTACGACGACGGTGTGCCCGATTGCCGGTCGGTGATACCGAGGGCCGTGCTCGCGTTGCCCTGCGGGTCGAGATCGATGACGAGCGTCTTCAGTCCCTGCAGCGCGAGTGCGGCGGCGAGGTTGACCGCCGTGGTCGTCTTGCCGACGCCGCCCTTCTGGTTCGCCACCGTGAACACTCGGCGGTGCGCCGGACGTGGCAAGGGCGGGTAAGTCGTGTGCAGAATCCGCATCGCGCGCTCGGCGGCGGCGCCGATCGGCGTGTCGAATTCGTTGGATGTTTCACGTGAAACATCAGCCGCCGGTGGGGGCACCATCGCCTCCGGTGCCAGCGGCACCCCGATGGGAGCGGCCATGGGAGCCGGCGGGTGCGGCGCGCTTTGGTGCGACCGGGATCCGGGGGCGCCGTCGGGAGTGCTCATCGAGATCTCCTTTTTGACGACACCGGTCGGTCCGACGGCGGCTGTCCGCGCTCCGCCACCACGACGGTTGCGGGCGGACGCAAGTAGTTCGCGCCACATGTCATCACCTTGACATCAACGGCACCGGCCGCGGCCATCACACGCCGGTGTTCGTGGGCTTCGTCCGGGGCACGCTCCCCCTTGATCGCAATCATCCTCCCGCCCGGCCGAAGCAACGGCATACTCCACTTCGTCAACTTGTCCAACGCGGCAACCGCTCGAGACACCGCCGCGTCCCTTCCGCCGAATTGGTCGCGCACCCAAGCCTCCTCGGCACGGCCGCGCACCACCTCAATGGACAACCCTAGATCGGCGGCGGCCTCTTTGAGAAACTCGCTGCGCCGCAACAACGGCTCGAGGAGAACAACCTCGAGGTCCGGCCGGGCGAGCGCCAACGGTATGCCGGGCAGGCCCGCCCCGCTCCCGATATCGATGACCCGCTCGCCCTCACCCAGCATCTCCCCGACGGCCGCGCTATTAAGTAGGTG from Mycobacterium shigaense includes these protein-coding regions:
- a CDS encoding N-acetylmuramoyl-L-alanine amidase, which gives rise to MSSPRRENGDALRCGDRSAAVTEIRAALGALGLLESSDADLTTGRHVALEVFDNELDRAVRAFQQHRGLLVDGIVGEATYRALKEASYRLGARTLFHQFGAPLYGDDVATLQARLQDLGFYTGLVDGHFGLQTHNALMSYQREYGLAADGICGPETLRSLYFLSSRVTGGSPHAIREEELVRRSGPRLSGKRIIIDPGRGGPDHGLIAQGHGGPISEADVLWDLASRLEGRMTAIGMETFLSRPTNRSPSDAERAATANNVGADLMISLRCEAQASPSANGVASFHFGNSHGSVSTIGRNLADFIQREIVARTGLRDCRTHGRTWDLLRLTRMPTVQVDIGYITNPHDRTMLVSTQTRDAIAEGILAAVKRLYLLGKNDRPTGTFTFAELLAHELAVERASGPGGS
- the sigM gene encoding RNA polymerase sigma factor SigM, encoding MGLGGRIQCERSDAELLAAHVAGDRHAFAELFGRHQRQLHRLARLTTRSREDAEDALQDAMLSAHRGAGSFRHDAAVASWLHRIVLNACLDRLRRAKTHRTTPLEDIYPVPDRTAQVETAIGVQRALMRLPVEQRAAVVAVDMQGYSIADTARLLGVAEGTVKSRCARARVRLAQLLGHLDAYTVPERPAGQH
- a CDS encoding ParB/RepB/Spo0J family partition protein, coding for MTQPVRKKGGLGRGLASLIPTGPAEGDSGPATLGPRMGDAAADVLIGGPAPAGAGIGAVYREIAPSDIEANPRQPRQVFDEEALAELVHSIREFGLLQPIVVRAAESPGGARYQIVMGERRWRAAQEAGLATIPAIVRETGDDNLLRDALLENIHRVQLNPLEEAAAYQQLLDEFGVTHDELASRIGRSRPLISNMIRLLKLPIAVQRRVAAGVLSAGHARALLSLESGPEAQEELASRIVAEGLSVRATEEAVTLANRGDAATPPPQRRKPIQMPGLQDVADRLSNAFDTRVSVSLGKRKGKIVVEFGSVEDLQRIIDVMSPPKA
- the trxA gene encoding thioredoxin, which produces MSDTEKAGATIEVSDASFSTDVLSSEKPVLVDFWATWCGPCKMVAPVLEEIAAERGEQLTVAKLDVDANPETARDFQVVSIPTLILFKDGQPVKRIVGAKGKAALLRELSDAVPNLN
- the rsmG gene encoding 16S rRNA (guanine(527)-N(7))-methyltransferase RsmG, with product MFHVKHVEQSDRVRATGAVTDAVPAGPPEAPDAAVRVFGARLETTTRYAELLATAGVERGLLGPREVDRIWDRHLLNSAAVGEMLGEGERVIDIGSGAGLPGIPLALARPDLEVVLLEPLLRRSEFLKEAAADLGLSIEVVRGRAEEAWVRDQFGGRDAAVSRAVAALDKLTKWSMPLLRPGGRMIAIKGERAPDEAHEHRRVMAAAGAVDVKVMTCGANYLRPPATVVVAERGQPPSDRPVSSKRRSR
- the trxB gene encoding thioredoxin-disulfide reductase: MTASAANETVHNVIVIGSGPAGYTAALYTARAQLAPLVFEGTAFGGALMTTTEVENYPGFRDGVTGPELMDQMREQALRFGADLRMEDVESVSLDGPIKSVVTADGETYRARAVILAMGAAARYLNVPGEQELLGRGVSSCATCDGFFFKDQDIAVIGGGDSAMEEATFLTRFARSVTLVHRREEFRASKIMLDRARNNDKIKFVTNAVVEGVEGDTSVTGLRLRDTVTGEESTLAVTGVFVAIGHDPRSALVRDAVDVDPEGYVLVQGRTTRTSVDGVFAAGDLVDHTYRQAVTAAGSGCSAAIDAERWLAEHEESGAAADGQSNAGNTDLIGAPR
- a CDS encoding ParA family protein, with the protein product MSTPDGAPGSRSHQSAPHPPAPMAAPIGVPLAPEAMVPPPAADVSRETSNEFDTPIGAAAERAMRILHTTYPPLPRPAHRRVFTVANQKGGVGKTTTAVNLAAALALQGLKTLVIDLDPQGNASTALGITDRQSGTPSSYEVLLGEETIENALRRSPHSDRLFCVPSTIDLAGAEIELVSMVARENRLRTALAELDHFDFDYVFVDCPPSLGLLTINALVAAPEVMIPIQCEYYALEGVSQLMRNIEMVKAHLNPQLDVTTVILTMYDGRTKLADQVAEEVRRYFGAKVLRTVIPRSVKVSEAPGYSMTIIDYDPGSRGAMSYLDASRELAQRG
- a CDS encoding acetyltransferase — translated: MSARITPLRLEAFEQLPKHARQCVFWEVDPTTLGDNQLADPEFEKEAWLSMVMLEWGSCGQVAMTVPDEHSHAEPSCLGYVLYAPPGAVPRAARFPTAPVSPDAVLLTSMGIEPGHASDDLPHSLLAQVIDELVRRGVRALEAFGRTPAASELQDPQLVEPGVRPVLEALGECSVERCIIDAQFLQDVGFVVVAPHSYFPRLRLELDKGLGWKAEVEAALERLLANAQLEQPVGAGLTASSALRADRNG